The Streptomyces sp. V3I8 genome window below encodes:
- a CDS encoding DUF397 domain-containing protein yields MTTYTNWHKSTYSGDGENCVEQGIDTTAEAVGVRDTKQHGAGPVLTFSGSNWGAFLGSIKSSDDLTGGLTA; encoded by the coding sequence TTGACCACCTACACCAACTGGCACAAGTCGACCTACAGCGGCGACGGTGAGAACTGCGTCGAGCAGGGTATCGACACGACGGCCGAGGCGGTCGGCGTCCGCGACACCAAGCAGCACGGCGCGGGCCCGGTCCTCACGTTCTCCGGCAGCAACTGGGGCGCGTTCCTCGGCAGCATCAAGAGCAGTGACGACCTCACGGGCGGCCTGACCGCCTGA
- a CDS encoding helix-turn-helix transcriptional regulator encodes MAYGTRPTIRSSLLGRKLKRAREAAGFTSASDVAAKLGRAASTVYRNESGHTPPRGNALRGYIKLYEPDFTARRQEFIRQKVARFDGGLGGLDEQHASDDQRTAIQTVRQTIEEQAAAQADEWVRQQKEEWEREVARWKLLSVESSEGSAWAESGKIVGPSHQDFAEAEAMADDIRTWSAQVVPGLLQTTEYSQCAIKPAAEVDPNYPLSDALRHREQRKGLLARPRRPRIHAVMDEGALRRIVGGPRVMENQLVHLVNLALTDEVRIQVLPFEVGAHNGMGGSFDLFSFGSDMMAFREGHGDGTFIDDPAQIELYQVRFRLLQDRAWSPEKTLGYLHDALANGVSARTVEEEAP; translated from the coding sequence ATGGCGTACGGAACCAGGCCCACCATCAGGAGCAGCCTGTTGGGCCGCAAGCTCAAGCGGGCGCGCGAGGCGGCAGGGTTCACGTCGGCGAGCGATGTGGCGGCGAAGCTGGGAAGGGCGGCGTCGACCGTCTACCGCAACGAGAGCGGCCACACGCCGCCCCGGGGCAACGCCCTGCGGGGGTATATCAAGCTCTATGAACCGGACTTCACCGCCAGACGGCAGGAGTTCATCCGGCAGAAAGTGGCCCGGTTCGACGGCGGCCTCGGCGGCCTTGACGAGCAGCACGCCTCGGACGACCAGCGCACAGCCATCCAGACGGTCCGGCAGACCATCGAGGAACAGGCTGCGGCGCAGGCCGACGAGTGGGTCCGGCAGCAGAAAGAGGAGTGGGAGCGGGAGGTCGCCCGCTGGAAGCTGCTTTCGGTGGAGAGCAGCGAGGGCAGCGCCTGGGCGGAATCGGGGAAGATCGTGGGGCCCAGCCATCAGGACTTCGCCGAAGCGGAAGCGATGGCCGACGATATCCGCACGTGGTCGGCGCAGGTCGTTCCCGGCCTGCTGCAGACTACCGAGTACTCTCAATGCGCCATCAAACCGGCCGCCGAGGTGGATCCCAACTACCCTTTGAGCGACGCGCTCAGGCACCGCGAGCAGCGCAAAGGGCTCCTCGCCCGTCCCCGGAGGCCGCGTATCCACGCCGTGATGGACGAGGGGGCCCTGAGACGGATAGTGGGCGGCCCCCGGGTGATGGAGAATCAGCTGGTCCACCTGGTGAACCTGGCCCTGACCGACGAGGTCAGGATTCAGGTCCTCCCCTTCGAGGTGGGCGCCCACAACGGCATGGGAGGATCGTTCGACCTGTTCTCGTTCGGTTCCGACATGATGGCGTTTCGGGAGGGCCACGGTGATGGAACATTCATCGATGACCCAGCACAAATCGAGCTGTACCAAGTCCGGTTCAGACTTTTGCAAGACCGGGCTTGGTCACCAGAGAAGACTCTCGGATACTTGCATGATGCGCTCGCGAACGGCGTGAGCGCCCGCACAGTGGAGGAAGAAGCACCTTGA
- a CDS encoding ATP-binding protein, with product MHSPHHQSPPPLGDLRYLSYRQAYVGVPESVPLARGHFARVSKNSGLDPAIADMALLVLSEMVTNVVSHLGCRYLVSVSVVGMYQRRVRIEVYDPVSDRIPVMPPKGGIVDGDADGGRGLGIIVMLSAHCGVTPDANGKIVWAELDLTEADVSAAPAPCGGGAPVSR from the coding sequence ATGCACTCCCCGCACCACCAGTCCCCACCGCCACTGGGAGACCTACGATATCTGTCCTACCGGCAGGCTTATGTCGGGGTCCCGGAGAGTGTCCCCCTCGCGCGGGGGCATTTTGCCCGAGTGTCCAAGAACAGCGGACTCGACCCGGCCATCGCTGATATGGCGCTGCTGGTCCTGTCCGAGATGGTGACCAACGTTGTCAGCCATCTGGGCTGCAGGTATCTCGTCAGCGTCTCCGTCGTCGGCATGTATCAGCGCCGGGTCCGGATCGAGGTCTACGACCCCGTCTCGGACCGCATCCCCGTCATGCCCCCCAAGGGCGGCATCGTGGACGGCGACGCCGACGGCGGCCGGGGGCTCGGCATCATCGTCATGCTCTCGGCCCACTGCGGCGTCACGCCGGACGCCAACGGAAAAATCGTCTGGGCCGAACTGGACCTGACCGAGGCCGACGTCAGCGCCGCCCCGGCCCCCTGCGGAGGAGGCGCCCCTGTCTCTCGCTGA
- a CDS encoding DUF262 domain-containing protein: MSIEEGSLQTTEPLRELHLNGLNMNVGSLVGWAHQGMVDFDPPYQRQPVWGIRRRQQLIRSLLMGLPVGAITVNRRDHSEFRAPGHVPNVSPPFAVIDGKQRWQTLVMFRDDEFPVPRSWFPEEALSAVYEENADGAWVRYSMLAMRGRTDVDMPAIAFNEARLASVEAEAELFDLINFGGVPQGEADDDR; the protein is encoded by the coding sequence GTGAGTATCGAAGAGGGTTCGTTGCAGACGACCGAGCCGCTGCGTGAGCTGCATCTGAACGGGCTGAACATGAACGTCGGCTCGCTGGTCGGCTGGGCTCATCAGGGCATGGTCGACTTCGACCCGCCGTACCAGCGTCAGCCGGTGTGGGGGATCCGTCGCCGTCAGCAGCTGATCCGCTCCCTCCTCATGGGCCTGCCGGTCGGCGCCATCACCGTCAACCGGCGCGATCACTCGGAGTTCCGGGCGCCCGGTCACGTCCCGAACGTGTCACCGCCGTTCGCCGTCATCGACGGCAAGCAGCGGTGGCAGACCCTCGTGATGTTCAGGGACGACGAGTTCCCCGTGCCGCGCTCCTGGTTCCCAGAGGAGGCGCTGTCGGCCGTGTACGAGGAGAACGCCGACGGCGCATGGGTGCGGTACTCCATGCTCGCCATGCGGGGGCGGACCGACGTCGACATGCCTGCGATCGCCTTCAACGAGGCCCGCTTGGCCTCGGTCGAGGCGGAGGCGGAACTGTTCGACCTGATCAACTTCGGCGGCGTGCCCCAGGGTGAGGCCGACGACGACCGCTGA